Below is a genomic region from Cloeon dipterum chromosome 2, ieCloDipt1.1, whole genome shotgun sequence.
GTTAATATTAGAGAGAAACTACCATTTTTTGCCACTCGCGTTTGCGGTGTTGTTCACCATGTATTTGGTGGTCCATCCGTTGAGTAACCAAAACAATTTCTTGTGCAGGTCCCGTTTCAGCAAGGTCCTCCTTGACTCCACTGTTAAGAAACTCATTAGGATCAGacatatctaaaaataaaaatcttactTGAAAAACTCTTTAGCATCTTGCGAAGGAAGTCGCAGAAGTGGAGTTTGACTTCCTTCACGACAGAAGAGTCCTTGTCAGGTTCACTTTCAAGGTACTGTCTCGCGCCCTCCACGTATTCAACAAAGGTTGGATGCAAGCTTTGCGAATCTCGATCCAAAACGCATTGACTACAAAAGAAATACATAGCAAAACTAACATATTTTGCGGTGCTACGATTTACCTAATTCCGAAAGTACCATGTTCCGCCACCAGTTCAAAAACCTTCACCAACTGCAGCCTGAGGGCATCTCTTCTCCTTCTGCGCCtcatattttcttgtttcctgTCCACTGCTTCCCTCACATACGGGACAAGCTCCTCCATcaaatctctaaaatttaaacatgaaataTGTAAAGTCCAACaggaatttccaaaataaaaaaatgacgatCCTCATTAAGTGAAATTATAAGTGTTACGTACTTGAGAGCCTCTGGGTTGACCCTGCCGATGGCCTGGACGACAGCATCTCTGATGTCAGTCGACTCGCACCTGAGAAGCGGCACAACCAATTTGTACAAGGCTCCTGGGGATGCGTGCAGACTCGATGTAGAGGAGGTTGAAGATGATGAGGCGTTCGACGAGAAGGATGAAAAGCTCGAGCCGAGAACACCGCTGGCCAGGCTGCCACCTGTGACGTTCACCATACCAGCCATAATACTAGTTCCAGGGGACTTGCTTTCGATGCGGTCCAGCAAGCTGTCGGGACTGGTGCTGAGGgaggattttaattattgtaattgcacgggacaaaaaattgattgagtgaagattgtaaataattattgtgcttACCTGAGGCTAAGATCTGGAGACGCACATCTAACGACAGGACTCGGGACCGTAGGTACCACCCTGAAGGAGAAACTGACGTAGTTCCGCCACAAGTGCACATCTTTGTCGTTTGCTGGTCTTTTGGGAGGTGCAGAGCTCCTCAACAGAGAGGCCCTGTTATCGCTCACAGGTCtaccaaattgaaataaaatttggaacttTCAGAAATTGATTATTCGCTCACGTTGGGTCAACAACTGTGAAGAGCGTGTTGAGCCGGGCGAACACCACAGGCCAGGAATATTTAGTGGCAGCCGGACACTGAGTAACCACCCTGCCCTCCTCCAGTAGGCCAAACAAACACGCGCTCCACGGGTCCACGCCACTCAGGTTCAGGCAAGATGAACTTCGTGAGGCAGTGCAGTTTTCATCCGTGTAGcctgtaaaatgaaaaagctttACTTAACACCATTTATTTAATCCTTGAACTAGGAAAATTAGTagcatgattaattttttttaaagagattgTAAAAACATGGGAGGgtggaatttcataaacacgcatttaatttagaagatgataaaaaaatgaggttaTTCTGTTATCTATCATGtctttcattcaattttaccTGCCGTCCAGACAGAAGAATTTCTGTCTGCAATCCACTGCAGGTCTATATGAGATGTAGACATCGCTGCTGCCTTTTCTGCTGGGGACAAAAGATGGTAGCAGCGCTCAAGCACTTGCGCGCAGCATTTGTCTATCACGTCAATCACTGGCGGATTTGGAGAGCTGCAGTTTGCTGTGTCTAAAATCGCAGAAAATTTcttaaggaattaaaaaatgtgcaacataagatttttttagtaGAGGACAGGtaaaacttaatttgaaaatgttcagGGATGTTTCAGAtacaaatgaaacaaaaactcaCTGAGAATATGGAGCAGCGCCTTAGCCTCTTTCAGTATGTGCACGGCCAGCCTCCTGACTGACAGTCGACAATGGCACAACATGACCAAAGCGAAACCTTCCACCACGTGAGTCACTGCCCATGCTGGTTCAGACTTGTACGACTGCAAAAACATACgttattaaaacaatatagCAAGTATGATGTTACTACATAAATATATGCTCTTCAAGTTAAAAAGTAGTTtaaaagagataaataaaaattgcaagataattttgaatccagttaaaatttaaaagctttagATTCTTACTGGTCCATGAGTGATGAACGAGTTGTTTCTGTGCGGATCAAGACTTTTCGGTGCGCCAGGTGGCGCGTTCTTCCAATTAGTCAGCAGCTGCAAGAGAATGCGCAGTCCTTGATCAACCAGTTGAGGAGACGTGTCCGGAATGTCGCGCACGATGAACTGCGTGAAGCCGCGGATGACGTCGTCGCGCCAGTCAGGGAAGTCCATGACCAGCGTCTGCAAGCTCTGGTAGGCGAGGCCGCGCAGCTCCTCATCCATGTGCACTGTGAGCCGCGAGAGCAGGTCGACCAACTCAGGTCCAGTCATGCCGTCGGGAATGAGTCGAGGAATGGCGGCAACACATGTGCGGAACAAGTCGATTCGCGGCTTCCGCTCCCCCGAAATCAACTCATCTGGTTCCTGGAAAAGGAGTTCACTTCTCACTTTTGTGATACAGTATCGCGTGAACACTTACCTTGTTGACGTTTTGTGTATTGGTCATCATGAGGGGCCTACCAAACTGGGAATCCAACGCTCGCAGAATGTCGTCAAAGGTGCGACGGACGTAAGAAAAGTAGTTAGACATGCCGATGCTCCTGGCAGTGTCCTCAGTCAGCATCTGAGGTTtgggaaaagaaattaaacccaaaaatcaattgaaatgtGGTCTAAATACCTTGTTCAGGTATGTTTTCTTCACCCGGAGGGTGCTACCAGATGGCAAAACGCCAACAGTCCTCGGCATGGGAGGCTCCCCTTCTTTCTGCTGAAGTGAATCCGTGACCACTAGGAAGGCCCTCAGTCCAATACTCATTCTCTCAGGGGTCATGATGACCTTGATGGATCGACCGACAGACAACAGCTCAAACACGATGTCCTTCATGGCGAAATCCAGACGCTCCTACAGaccatcaatatttttttacgtttcaatcgtttaaaatacttcttaattaacaaaaataattaagagtatttagaaaataaattaatggctCAAACCTGTGCAATGAATTGAATGAtcttcacaaaaatatttagcggAGTGTCTCTTGGCATGACGGCCTTTGAACCCTTGGGGAAAAGAGAGTTGACGATGCTCTGCAGGCGAGACTGTGTCGCAGAGTTGCTTTCGCACTTAATCCTGATCATGTAGACCCAAAGCAAGCGGTACAGAGATTCTGAAAGGAGAAAAAGTCGTTGTAATCCCCGCTTTAAAATGTTTGGCAAGTTCAGTACCCAGGGCAACTCTGCTCATCTTGGGATCTCTGTTTTTCAGGTGAGACAAACACATGGCCAGGAAGTAGTGCCAGTACTGCAAAAAGAATGTTTTCTGGCTGACGCAGAGGAGACACGTGACCAGCGGAAAGATGGCCAGGCGGTGCTTGTTCTTGGTGCACATGTCCAGCGTTTGCGGGTACAGCATGTCAACGAAGTTTTTCAAACAGGGAACGTTCACTTCGTTTTTGACggactgaaaataaatttgccgtTCCATTTTCACATGGTTGTAAAATATGCCCAACTCACAGCGGCAACAGGAATGAGAATTTCGACAAAGAGACCAGCGAGCGCGTGTTTGATATCTTTGTCTTTGACTTCCAGGAAGTACTGCGCGCACTCCTGCATGAACTGGAAAGAGGCCTCAAATTCTTCAATAGGCACCATCTGCAAGGATTACAATTCAGCTTATGCTGACAAAACCAAAAATCAACCCTACTTTTACGCGGAAGAACTTCATTCCCATGAGAAGAGAAATTACTGACTGCGTTGTGGCTTGACTCGGCTCCCTACTCCTCAGGGCGTTCAGTTCCGTCATGAACCGTGCTCGGACCGACATGAATCGGGACTGAGCTAAAACTCCAATGACTTCCGCGTAGAGGTCAGCCATGATATGGATATTGTCTGCATTTGGGCTGCTTTGTACGCTGATAAACACAATCAATTAAGCAAATAACAAATGagagattaattatttcaaaacctttCTCTATATTTGAAGTGCCTGAAAGCAAGGTTCTCGATTGAGGTGACGAGGTCCTCCTGCCCAGGGTGGAAGGGCAGCTGCTTGAGGATTTCAATGAGGACGAGGCAGAAGAGGAACTCAACAGCcaaatcgcgtttttcagTGGCGACATCGCCTTCAGCGGCACTTGACAGGTCGTTGGCCTTGCCCTTGCTTTCAGTGGACACTCGCTTCTGCTCAGGCGAGGCGGCCGATGAGGCAGGCGAGGTGGTGCCTGAGTTGCTGCTGATCTGCCGCTCATACCACGCAAAAAGGGTCTTGAGTAGAGATGGCAAGCAGTGCTCGGCGACCGAGCCAAAAGAGCCAAGTAGCTGGTCAAATGGCGCGTCTTCGCCTCTTTGCAATGACTTGGACAGAGGTTTCTCCTAGAAATTTATGTTGTAAAGGGAGTTTATATACACTCTAAAGTCATCAAAAATTTGACTGTAGAAGATCTGTTTACTGTATGGTATTGTTCAAGTACAAATTTCTTGTTAAACGCTtgtcattaaaaatgcaattttaaatctacatGTCATGTCCTgtcaattttgagaaattaaatatcttagattttgagatttttttaggGTTAATCTAATTtcctagattttttaaatcacagtgagaaaaaaatatcctaaCCTGCGGCTCTGCCATGACAACCTCGATTTTGCGTTCAGCTTGCACGGTGAACTCTGCAAAGAGAGTACGCATAACATATTCTCCAGGTCGGATGTCCATGTCGATGTGTACGCTGGACGGGTAAGGCGATCGCTCCTTGTGCGCGCCCCACGGTAGCACTGTCTCCGTGTGGTCTTTGCTGGTGGAAGACGTGGAAGGCGGACTGTGAGGTGCAGATGCCTTCAGCGCAACCGGAGACGAGTACTCGTCCTCATTTTCATCTGGAgagtgtttaattaaaaacactgatattttaggaaaactattctcattattaaaagttaaaattgtaacagaaaaagtctgaaaatttacaaatatgaAAGTAGACGTTTTTTagcgttttgttttgttgcagTCTGTTCTTGGTGAAATGAGTCCTTTTGTCGAGGACCTTGACTTAAATTGATAGTGCTCGAGGATTTCCCCAAGGGAATTTTctgaacttaaaatttatctttttaaatgaaagtaataaaaatatgtatgaatTGCGACAATCAAGAGCAATATAATTCACGATGATAAGCGTtctgaacaaattaatttccaatcatttcataaaaaagcaaaaaggttTTAGGATGTGATGGAACCTCTTCactattattttgttatcaCAAACTAAACATTTAAGCCGAGTAATCCTGTGGcgacgaaattaattaaattaaataattgtacaTATGTATAAGAACTTACTGataaaaatccagaaaaagaaaagtgccgactaatcaaataaaaaagcacgcTTATCTAATACATATTTACGAAATCTCGTTTTTATAGGCGATCAGTTCtaggaatattttaaagcaattttttagtatttggCAAATTACGTATCATCTtcccttaaaattttacatctaAATCGATGATACCTAAATCCATGATTTTTTGAAGAGACAAccaataaaaacatattttcttacCATGTTCAGTGGGGGTGCAGGGGTCGACGTTGTCGTGCTCGAGCTCGTCGGCGTCCTCGTCTGACTCCAATTCGGTGCACGAGTGGATAAGCTGAGTGGCGGCCGACGAGTCCGGAAAAGGGCTGGCAGCGGCGTTGCGCGCCTCCTGCTCCGAAGTGGTGCACGGCTCGGcggacggcggcggcggacacGCACCCTGGATCGGCGAATTTGGCGGCTCCGGCTGCGAGTCGGCCGAGCTCACATCTACGCAAAACAAACAGTAAGTGCATGGAAAACAACAGAGGCGAATTTTGCTTTTGAGCGGGCTGATACGGTACGGGCCCGGCTTATCTGGCCTTATCGCACACGTTCAAGTGCTATGGATGCTCAACTACAACAGGTGCCTCAAGAGCGTTATCTCAAAAGCACGCACTTGGGgctcaaaaactaaaatttgcattatgcGCACGTCTGGagcatgatttttaaaaggtaagACTAAGCATCCAaagttttcaaacatttaaaattaataaatgcattGGGAATAGCACCAGTAGGCAATGTTTTACCTATATAGTTTTATGTCCACAAAATTAGATCACTATTACAATAACTTCAAGCAATGTGTCGGTTTTACAGCCTTAGagccttttcatttttagtttagattatttttattaattgtttagtACACAATTATAGGATGGGTTCTTCGAGCCAATTatgttattaaatattcatgatatgaaaaaatagtGCCTTGAAATTTATACAATCGACTTTTTTGAGCTTTCAATCATCGTGGGGCCCAATTTCATCCTGATTAATAGTACACAgcaacaaatataattaaaacaaattctaaatttcgaCATGAAGTGTGAACTCCAGATTTCAGGACCCCTTGttgattttgtgaaattaagtTAATGAAGTTGTGACattgaattgtttatttgaagTAATGTCGAGTTGGCAAAAAACGTAATTGtccaaaataattgtaattgtgtaaaatatttcattgccACAAAGTTTAGAAGTTTAGTTGAAATCATCGAGTTTCATGCAACTGACCCGAACTCATACAACTGGCTACCCTGAAGTGACGGTCAACTGGCCACTGGCCCTAGACGACCTAAACACCGGACCTACGACTGGTGACACCATGGAACCTGGACATTGGACAACGTGGACAGCCAAGACTGGTAACTCTAGCAGTCACTCCGGACTGACCACTGATTAGACATCGCCGTTCCGATCCCATATGTCCACCCACCACTCTCTTTACTACTCTACCGACGCTCAGACACCTGCTGACAACCTGGACAGTCGGATTGCTCGACTGACGCCACCGCTTACCCAGCTGACTCATTCCCGACTGCTTTCTCGTCAATCTACAGCTGTCGGACGTCTCATAATATCCTTCACCGGTAACTACTCGGGACATTTTCGGACACTACTCTCTTACACATGAACTCATTAACCTGGACTCTTGATTATCATCGTAAAGAACCCCAGAATTTCGGACACTTTACATACTAATTCGGAAAATAGTTCAAATTGTACAACTCCCTCGCTGGCGCCTACAAAAGCAATTCTGGATCTATGCTAAACCATCTCTCGCACAAATTTGAGCAACATGCAATTATGACAAATTTATTCTGGACAGCAACGAGCCCTCGCTGTCTCGCCGAGAGTCACCCGGCCGCGCGTGAAATGAACTCTGCAACAACACTGGCTGAAAACCgtctaatttttcaagaaaaagtATAAAAACAGAAGGCcatatttcctgaaaaaaaccATGGCCCtatttttgagcaaataatttgaaatgacGCTAGATTAGTATTCAAAGCAGTTATtctattttggatttttattacTCAGTTTCATGAGtcgtttattttcatttattaataaatgttaaatttgcgatttaattgaaaatggtaAACTTCCCCTTTTTCAAGTAAATACATGTACATTTTGAGAGTGATATCGAATATGCATTTAAAAGACTATCTTTTGGAGcgtttaaacaatttaattactgTCTGTTTATAATCCTTTAAGtacatattttgaaagaaaatttttgaaaaattgactaggcacttgaattaattttcttattataatgaaaaaaataagtaagaGTATTGTTTGAGTTTGAAGTTTGAATTGTGACAGAATATCATTACATTAATTACTTcggtttcaaaaatatttcctttgcACGTCAAAGACTCACCCCGTCGTCAAGAAGTTTCAGTGTAGGAAATACAAAAGCCCTTCACGCTATGGATTCATCCCTCGCCTGACCGCAAAAAGTGAAGAAACAATGGAGAAACCTTACACACGGAAGCTCAAGTGCGTTGACAAAAGGTGCAAAGTGCACAGGCGCAGTGCCGAAATGCAGGCAAAcatatcaaataaatagagATGTTGCTCACCTGCACGCCAATGCGGAACTGACCAAACCTGCCCATTGCAAGTTGGTTTAAGGAATTACGCACTACTTGTTGGCAGAACCCTTGATTTCTCTGGCTTCCCGCACGACATATAAGGCGTTTGTCGTGTCCGGTCgagacaaaaaatcaatgctcACCAGCCCTTTGCATGCGCCcgcttgaattattattattacccTCATTACTCTGGATTTGACCGTGGTATTGACCGACGCAACTCCGACTGCCAAGGACGACATGCAACTTTTATTGCGCCCTAATAACTCATACTCCCTCGAGAAATTCCAGATATTAAAGTGCTATTTCTGGCACTCGCCTTCGATCTTGGCAAAAAAGCACTTCTGCAGAGTCCCTCTCAGTGATTTATTCCATTCAAACGGTGTATAGCTTAGGTAACAACTCTTACgcagcattttttatgttcgttttaaggagaaaaaaagaaaagtttgtatctgataatattttataatggaaattatttttaaattaagttagataattcttaaaaaaagctctgattcattttttcttccttGCTAATCAAACACAGAGATATAATACTTTTAGCCCTGCGAAGAGATGTTTTAGTGAGGGGTCACTGCTGGGCGCTGGTCTAGTGCAAGAACATGTGCCACTGTGTCCAATTATGCGTCAATTAAGCACCAAACTCACCTTGCACGTCGTCCGGCGGCGCCGAATCGCCTTCGACGGCGCTGTTCTCCGACTGCTGCGGCGCTGCAAAATGAAAGAGCAAAGTCAGTGAAGAAAGCTGGCGTGACTCATTTGCACCTCGGTCGGAACTATAGCGTGTTTTGACTTGCAATTTGTATGTATTCCGTGCGCCAATGGCGAGCTACTGACCTGGGTCTGAGTCAGACTTCTGCTCCTCGATGTCGTCGCCCAGCaccatttttgtgtttgctcaGGTCACAAATCGAAAAGCATGGCAGCAgcacttttgaaataaaaacaccatTAAAGACAAATCAAGTATTTTGGGTTATTTTCCTTCTATAcatagattaaatttaaattttccttggtGAATATTATTTGACGTTCAAGTTTGCTTGATTTCATTTGGCACAAAACTGAAATCCTTGCGCAATATTGACAATAATTCCATTTGGAGATAAAAATCGGTGCACAAGAAAATTTCCCAAGTTAAATTGTcacaaattattatattgtaaTCAAGAAAGATGCATTTAAAAAGACCACATCGCGAcgcagtttaaattaatttgctttggtTTCACTCGCCACCGAAGTTTCCAGTTTTCATTTGGGTtatcatgcatttttaaaaaatacctttatGCTCTACCTAAATTTGGGACAAAAATGCTAGACGAACGGGTGAACTTGAAAAGCTGTGTATGTATGTGCTGTGCTATGTAATCGATCGCAGGGTAAGACTCACAGCTGGCTAAACACAAATTTGACAAGGAGAGTACAGACaggagcaaaataatattgtacAAAATAGGCacgaaaagttaaattaatctaaaaatatgttcggaaagtatttaaattttcaaaaattgaattaaaatttcaaggttcAATGCAATTTAAGCTCAAAGTACCAAAAAGTTATGTTTCGTCTTAAAAACCTCTCGCTGTTCCTCATCTACACATCAATGCCACTCCCTTAACAGATGATGATGTCTCCGGTCTCCGCCCCTctattattgttaaatatcTCGAGCGTGCGAGCGTGGTTGAGtaggaaagtttttttttgtcggCTTAAGCAAAAtcttttctgaaaattaattaaaatttgaacctaAGTTTCTCACAATCATACTTCTGCATCAGGATCTAAATACAGGCACATTTTATTGCCAAGATGTCTGCAGTGAAAAGAGTTCAGGTTTGTCTTTATTTCACATGCGTGATCGTGattattttgatcattttgatTTCCACAGCAATGGGCCTCATTCGCACGAGTTTGGCACTTGTTTGACGCCAGGTGGCAGAACCCTTTCGACTCAGGTGTGCTCatcgcaaaatatttgaagggTCTCTACAAGCCAATCTATGGTTCCCAAAGTAAGAGCTTGtgtaaaatatgtattgtttACTGTCGGAAAATTACAACTTTGTTTCTTATTTAGGCTTGTGTGGTGACCACGTAGTGGTAATAAACTGCCGTCACGTGGCCTTGCCAGGGGATGAGTGGAGGAAAAGGGTATACTTCCACCACGCCACATATCCAGGTTCTCAAACTTGGACGCCTGCTTGGGAAATGCACACCAGAAACCCTGTGATGGTTCGTcgtcttaggtcaatttatcTAGCACTTTACATTTTGGAATGATCGAATATTCCAGGTCATGAAAAAGGCGGTGTATACAAGCATGCATGGAAACCTGCTGAGGAGGCATACAATGATGCGGTTACATCTGTTCGCTGATGAAGAAATAGACCCTGAAATTGCTCCTCGCATCTCTAATGTTATCAAACAAATTAGACCGGTGCCTGAGAGGCTTGACCTGATGCCTGAAGAAAAGGTCAAGAGTTTCCCTCAGATTGCTGATCTTGATAAGGACTACGTCATCCCTGAGCTGAAGGAATATCCTAATTGGGAGAGCAAGTTCAGGAAAATGAAGAAGGAGGGCAAGAAGAAATAGGCAGTCTCTTTTGCTTTTTagtttacaataaaaatgttatctgTATATAGCTTTTAcaagtttgtttgttttatggcaacttacaaaacaatttaataaatattcatttcgtCGAATTAAAGTAAAGCAAATGTAAACACAATGCTCGGAAGGATCAAATATACCAGTGCAAATTCCATTATCAAATTTTGGTACTCTGGTTAACAATACTAATACTGCATTGTACACATTGTCATCTACAGCGGCCCATTAGCTCAGTTGGTTAGAGCGTCGTGCTAATAACGCGAAGGTCGTGGGTTCGATCCCCCCATGGGCCATGCTTTTTGTTTCAAGAATCTATAGTTTTTTGGGCCATCAAAGCAACGATAATATGCccaaatgttttgaattgtgaggtaattttttattttcatcaaggTCATAATCACATTTTGATGGCAGATGGTGAACTTGTAGCCAGTGCAACGCACAAATGGTAAGGTATATTGTTTTGAGAATCGCTCTTAGGAGTGTCTTCATTTCCCCCAGTTCCTtactataattaaataaaatttatagaattccttttttatgaTAGACctgcgattttttattttctctcacaatcagagtcCCTACATTCGTTTTTTAGTCTCACTTTTGACGCAAACGCAGTCCTCTGAAGTCAGTGGAGCGCATCCTTTTTCTGCGCAGTTCCATTAAGCGGTGCAAGACACTGATATATTGCATGCAGGGGAACTGTGCTGTGTGCGTAGATTTCGTGCGTTTTCGGAGACAGAGAGAGCGCCGAGAGCAGAGGCGAACGCTAGAGGTGCGGTTTCTCTAAGCCAGGAGTTGTCAAagaaatttctgcaaaaatgcCGGAGAGAGGTGCGTCAGATCGTTCTGatagttttatttcattaaattcataGTGCAAATCTTCCATCCCTTCTTATATCCTgttcttcatttttaactttgtttttCCTTGGTCTTTTTCTCATAGCGGGAAGTCTCACTTTGGAAAGTCTATGAAGCAACGACGCGCAATATatagaatataaaatacaaacttGATTCCAAAGTTCGGcgataattttaagaatattttgtacattttaatgaaaaaatctagaaaaccTCATTGATGGTATTTTAGCGCTCCATTTTTCACCTTTTAAGGGCGAGCATCCAACGCCTTTGGCATACATAACGCAGCATAAGCACATACAACCTCTAGTGTGCGTTGTTGATCTTTTAGCCGTTTTATCGCGTTATCTTCCAGAGATTTTGGTCAGGAGGGCATAATGGGTCCCGGCGTTTTCGACTAGAGTGGTGCAGCGCCAGCGTGCGCGTTCTATTTCAAGGAGATGGCGTGTTCTTTTTAGTTCAAACAAACTGGGTGTTGCACTTTCGTCTCTTTCAAAACTTTGAATAATATAGCCACGGCCACACAGAAAGGA
It encodes:
- the mRpL13 gene encoding large ribosomal subunit protein uL13m, with amino-acid sequence MSAVKRVQQWASFARVWHLFDARWQNPFDSGVLIAKYLKGLYKPIYGSQSLCGDHVVVINCRHVALPGDEWRKRVYFHHATYPGSQTWTPAWEMHTRNPVMVMKKAVYTSMHGNLLRRHTMMRLHLFADEEIDPEIAPRISNVIKQIRPVPERLDLMPEEKVKSFPQIADLDKDYVIPELKEYPNWESKFRKMKKEGKKK